The Pseudomonas sp. IAC-BECa141 genome contains the following window.
GGCTGCCGTGCGATCCACGGTCGGATCAAAACCCGTCGCATAGATGATGCTGTTCATGCTGCCCGAGTCGTCGATCATCAACATCACGTTCGGTGGCACAGCCGCCGCGCTCAACAGCGGCGAATCGGACGGTGTAAAGGCATACGCCGGTGCAGTCAGATAAAGCCCGGTCAGCATGCCGAGCAACAGCGACAGCCATTTGAAGCGTCGCTCAGTACTTCGCATAGACACTCTCCACCACACTGCGCGAAGTGCCGGCGATGCCGACGGCCGTGACCCGGTACAAGGTCGCCGAAGTGTTGCTCGGCACGTTTACCGCCGTCAGGGTCGTGCCGATGTTCTGTACTCCGTAAAACCCGCTGCCAGCGGCGATCCAGGTCACGCCCGACGTGGAGTTGAGCCCCGCCGCAGTGACCACCGAGGATTCCGCCGGTGGCGCACATTGGGTGGTGCTGGCGCACACTGCGAGCGTGTAGCCGTCCAGTTGCACCGCACTTTCGCCGATGCGCAGCGCCGCCTCGGCAGTCTGGAACGATTGATTGCGCAGGCTTACGCTGCCGGCCATTTTTTCCTGCAGGTTGGCACTCTGCATCGATGACAGGCCGATCACCGTCAGGAGCAGCAGAAACACCAGGCTGACCAGCAACACCATGCCGTCCTGGGACCGTCGCCGATGGAGAGAAACGTTCATCGCTCGCCCCTCACTGCAACCGGTTGCGCAAGGCGGCAACCACGTTGAAGGTTTGATTGCGGACCCGATTGTTCGGATCAGTGAGGGTCAGGCTCAGGCGCACGCTGCGGATCCGCGCCGGATCACCGGGGTTGGCACTGTAGGTGGACGCCGCGACATCGGTTGCGGAACTTGCCAGACCGAACATCACAGTGAACGCACTGACGTTATTCACCAGCACTTGCTGGGCCGGATTACCGCTGCCGGTGCCCATCAGAATCTGGTTGTTGCTGAAGCTGTAGATCAACCGACGGATCGGAAACGCGATCTGCCCCGTCGCCGCAGCCCGTGCGCCGGTATAAGCGGTGGCGCTGTTGCGGCAATCGGACACCACGGTCCAGGTCGGCGTCCCGCCTGCACTGCCGACATCAGCCGTGACCAGGGTCAGCTTGAGATTGGCGTTGTCCCAGCTGATCGGCGCGATCTGGGCCGCCGTGAAATCCCCCGCCGAGCTGGAATCGGTAATCGTGCCCAGGCAACCGAACATGCCCACCATGCGCAGTTCCTGAATCATCTTGCTCAGCACGAACCGCGCATCTTCCTGCATGGCGGCCGCGCTGTTCTGGCTGACGTAGGTGTTTTTCGCCGCCAGAAAGATCTGCACCACGCCGAGCACCACGATCAGCCCCAGCGCCAGGGCCACCAGCATTTCGATCAGACCGAAACCCAGATTATGACGTTTCATGGCGCGCCCACCGGATCTACCGCGGCGCGACTGGTCAGGACAAAGCTGCGGGGCGCACTCGACGTATTGGCGGCGCGCGCGTCATTCCAGGTGATGGTGATGGTGTACACACGTTGATTGAGGGTGATGCTGCCGGTGGCGGTCGGGCCGCCGAAATTGACGATGTTGGTGGTGAAGTCGTAGAGATCCTGATCCCGGGCGACACTCAGGTTGCCCGTGGTGGGGGGTGTGACGGTGTAGTCGGCGCCCGAGTTGGCGCGGATCCGGTCCATCATGTCGTAGGCGATGAAACTCGCCTGGCTGGTCATCCGCGAGCTGTCGGTGTACTTCAGCGCATTGAGCTGAACCGCTGCCGCGCCCAGCAAACCGACCGTCAGAATCAACAACGCGACCAGCACTTCGATCAGCGTCATGCCCTCCTGTGCGTGCTTGCTCCCTGCCCTCATCCGCAACTTCCACCCAATTGAATTCTTCCGTTCAGACACACGTTCAGCGTCCTGCTTTGCGTTCCCAGCACGTAACTGATGACCACCGCCGTGGACGGCGCCGCCAGCCCGCCCAGATTGTTGAAATCCAGCGCGGTCACTCCAGAGGGTAGCGTCAGAGTCGCGCCGCTGCTCATCGCTGGAACAACCCGCAATACATTGGCCGAAGTGCCAGTACTGTCGTAGACCGCCAGCTCGCTGGTCCAGACGTTGCCGCCGGCACTCGGTCGCAAGCGGGTGGTGGTACCCCGGTTGATCGCCTCGAGCCTCGCGTAATTGAGGGCCCGTTGCAGGTCGCCGACTTCGGTGTCGGCCTTGCTGCCCTGCACCGAACGGGTGAACGCCGGCACCGCCATCGTGATCAGGATTACAAACACCGCGAGCGCCACCAGCAGCTCGATCAGCGTGAAACCTTTTGTACGATGATCCATCGATGCCCTCCGTTGCCGTCGGCTATACCTGTACAAACCTAGAACATTCGACCGGCATGCGCCGGTTGATTTACCGCGAACGACGCACGGATTGCGTCGCTGTGCACAATCCAGGGAGGACGCGCACATGCCGCAACAGGGTTTCAGTCTGGTCGAACTGCTTATGGGACTGGCGATCGGCGCAATTGTTCTGTCGCTGGTCGGTCCGGCGCTGGCGGACTTCACCGAATCAAACCGGCGCCAGCAGGCCGCACAGTCTTTGCTCGACGGCATCCGTAATGCCCGGACAATGGCCATCACGCGCAATCAGAGTGTGGTGATTCACGGCATCAACGGTGATTGGGGCCAGGGCTGGCGGATCATTCTGGATATCAGCGGAAAAGGGGCCGAAGACGCCGATAATCCATTGCTGATCGAGCAGGCGAGTGATGGAAAGATACCGATTGTCGGCAACTGGCTGGTGAGCCGGTACATACGTTTCAGTAGCCTGGGCCAGCCACTGGTGCCGGACCGGAAGTTTCAGGCGGGGACATTGCACCTGTGCTCGGCTCGCGAGCCGGTCAGCCAGCTCCAGGTGGTGCTGGCGGCAACCGGTCGCGTTCGCCTGACCAGCCAAAAGGCCGAACAGGCGCTGTGCCGAAAGGATAAAGCGATCAGATCGAGCGAACGCGCAGCTCTTTAGGCATCGAGAACGTGATGTTCTCCTCACGCCCGGCCAGCTCGTCGGCACCGGTGGCGCCCCAGGCCTGCAACTGCTGGATCACGCCACGCACCAGGACTTCCGGGGCAGAGGCGCCGGCGGTGATGCCGATGCGCTCGACACCGTCGAACCAGCTCTTTTGCAGGTCTTCGGCGCCATCGATCAGATAGGCCGGCGTGGCCATGCGTTCGGCCAGCTCACGCAGGCGGTTGGAGTTGGAGCTGTTCGGGCTGCCCACGACCAACACCACGTCGCATTCGTCAGCCAGTTGCTTGACTGCATCCTGACGGTTTTGAGTGGCGTAGCAGATATCGTCCTTGCGCGGCCCGCCAATGGCAGGGAAACGCGTACGCAATGCGTCGATCACTCGGCTGGTGTCATCCATGGACAGCGTGGTCTGGGTGACAAAGGCGAGTTTTTCGGGATTGCGCACCTGCAATTCGGCGACATCCTTCTCGTCTTCAACGAGGTAGATCGCGCCGCCATTGCTGGCGTCGTACTGGCCCATGGTGCCTTCGACTTCCGGGTGACCGGCGTGGCCGATCAGGATGCATTCACGGCCGTCGCGGCTGTATTTCGCGACTTCGATGTGCACCTTGGTCACCAGCGGACAGGTGGCGTCGAACACTTTCAGGCCACGGCCGGCAGCTTCGCTACGCACGGCTTGCGAGACGCCGTGGGCACTGAAGATCACGATGACGTCGTCCGGTACCTGATCCAGTTCCTCGACGAAGATCGCGCCACGACTGCGCAGGTCCTCGACCACAAACTTGTTGTGCACCACTTCATGACGCACATAGATCGGCGGCCCGAACACCTCAAGGGCGCGGTTGACGATTTCGATCGCCCGGTCCACGCCGGCGCAGAAGCCACGGGGGTTGGCGAGTTTGATTTGCATGCTGTGCCTCGTGTCTTGCGCGCAAGAAATAGCGAAAACGTTGAAAAGCTAATGGGGTAGCGACGATTCGATTTGCTCGCGAAAGCGGTGTTTCAGACAACGTTTATGTTGAATGTCAGTCAGCATTCGCGAGCAAGCCGGCCCCACAGGGATTCTGCTGTGTGACTCAGAGCGCTTTGACGTTGATGATCTCGACGTCAAAGGTCAGCTTCTTGCCAGCCAGCGGATGATTGAAGTCAACGGTCACTTGCGCGTCGTCGAACTCTTTCACCACACCCGGCAGCTCAGTATTGGCCGCATCGTTGAAGATCACCAGCAGCCCCGGCGACAGCTCCATGTCCACGAACTGCGAACGCGGGATGATCTGTACGTTTTGCGGGTTCGGCTGGCCGAAGGCGTTTTCCGGCTCGACGGTCAGCGTACGCTTGTCGCCGGCCTTGAAACCGAACAGCGCCGCCTCGAAGCCCGGCAGCAGGTTGCCATCGCCGACCTTGAAGGTCGCCGGAGCCTTGTCGAAGGTGCTGTCGACCGTGTCGCCGTTCTCCAGGCGCAATGCAAAGTGCAAAGTGACTTCCGTGTTCTGGCCGATGCGTTGCTCAGCCAATACCTGTTCAGTCATGAACGGCTTCTCCGGTTTTTTTACTTTTGAACATGTCCAGTGCCAGCATCACCGCGCCAACGGTAATCGCGCTGTCGGCGAAGTTGAACGCCGGGAAGTACCAGCGGTTCTGCCAATGCACCAGAATGAAGTCGATCACATGGCCCAGGGCAATGCGGTCATACAGGTTGCCCAGGGCGCCGCCCAGCACCAGCGCCAGCGCAATGGCCAGCCAGGTTTCGTTGCGGCCCAGGCGCTTGAGCCAGACCACCAGCACCGCACTGACCACCACCGCGATCAGGGCAAACAACCAGCGCTGCCAGCCGGAGCTGTCAGCCAGAAAGCTGAACGCAGCGCCGGTGTTGTAGGCCAGTGTCCAGCTGAAGTAATCAGGGATGATCACGATCTGCTGGAACATCTCGAGCTTGCCTTCGAAGTAAAACTTGCTGGCCTGGTCGATGACCAGAACCAGCAAGCTCAACCAGAGCCAGCTCAGCCGTCCGAAACGGCCAACGGCATTAGGCATAGTGACGAACCTCGCCGGCGCCATCGATGTTGTCCACGCAACGGCCGC
Protein-coding sequences here:
- a CDS encoding GspH/FimT family pseudopilin; this encodes MDHRTKGFTLIELLVALAVFVILITMAVPAFTRSVQGSKADTEVGDLQRALNYARLEAINRGTTTRLRPSAGGNVWTSELAVYDSTGTSANVLRVVPAMSSGATLTLPSGVTALDFNNLGGLAAPSTAVVISYVLGTQSRTLNVCLNGRIQLGGSCG
- the pilV gene encoding type IV pilus modification protein PilV produces the protein MRAGSKHAQEGMTLIEVLVALLILTVGLLGAAAVQLNALKYTDSSRMTSQASFIAYDMMDRIRANSGADYTVTPPTTGNLSVARDQDLYDFTTNIVNFGGPTATGSITLNQRVYTITITWNDARAANTSSAPRSFVLTSRAAVDPVGAP
- the fkpB gene encoding FKBP-type peptidyl-prolyl cis-trans isomerase; translation: MAEQRIGQNTEVTLHFALRLENGDTVDSTFDKAPATFKVGDGNLLPGFEAALFGFKAGDKRTLTVEPENAFGQPNPQNVQIIPRSQFVDMELSPGLLVIFNDAANTELPGVVKEFDDAQVTVDFNHPLAGKKLTFDVEIINVKAL
- a CDS encoding GspH/FimT family pseudopilin → MPQQGFSLVELLMGLAIGAIVLSLVGPALADFTESNRRQQAAQSLLDGIRNARTMAITRNQSVVIHGINGDWGQGWRIILDISGKGAEDADNPLLIEQASDGKIPIVGNWLVSRYIRFSSLGQPLVPDRKFQAGTLHLCSAREPVSQLQVVLAATGRVRLTSQKAEQALCRKDKAIRSSERAAL
- the ispH gene encoding 4-hydroxy-3-methylbut-2-enyl diphosphate reductase, whose protein sequence is MQIKLANPRGFCAGVDRAIEIVNRALEVFGPPIYVRHEVVHNKFVVEDLRSRGAIFVEELDQVPDDVIVIFSAHGVSQAVRSEAAGRGLKVFDATCPLVTKVHIEVAKYSRDGRECILIGHAGHPEVEGTMGQYDASNGGAIYLVEDEKDVAELQVRNPEKLAFVTQTTLSMDDTSRVIDALRTRFPAIGGPRKDDICYATQNRQDAVKQLADECDVVLVVGSPNSSNSNRLRELAERMATPAYLIDGAEDLQKSWFDGVERIGITAGASAPEVLVRGVIQQLQAWGATGADELAGREENITFSMPKELRVRSI
- the lspA gene encoding signal peptidase II; this translates as MPNAVGRFGRLSWLWLSLLVLVIDQASKFYFEGKLEMFQQIVIIPDYFSWTLAYNTGAAFSFLADSSGWQRWLFALIAVVVSAVLVVWLKRLGRNETWLAIALALVLGGALGNLYDRIALGHVIDFILVHWQNRWYFPAFNFADSAITVGAVMLALDMFKSKKTGEAVHD
- a CDS encoding PilX N-terminal domain-containing pilus assembly protein gives rise to the protein MNVSLHRRRSQDGMVLLVSLVFLLLLTVIGLSSMQSANLQEKMAGSVSLRNQSFQTAEAALRIGESAVQLDGYTLAVCASTTQCAPPAESSVVTAAGLNSTSGVTWIAAGSGFYGVQNIGTTLTAVNVPSNTSATLYRVTAVGIAGTSRSVVESVYAKY
- a CDS encoding PilW family protein produces the protein MKRHNLGFGLIEMLVALALGLIVVLGVVQIFLAAKNTYVSQNSAAAMQEDARFVLSKMIQELRMVGMFGCLGTITDSSSAGDFTAAQIAPISWDNANLKLTLVTADVGSAGGTPTWTVVSDCRNSATAYTGARAAATGQIAFPIRRLIYSFSNNQILMGTGSGNPAQQVLVNNVSAFTVMFGLASSATDVAASTYSANPGDPARIRSVRLSLTLTDPNNRVRNQTFNVVAALRNRLQ